A genomic segment from Ramlibacter agri encodes:
- a CDS encoding TauD/TfdA dioxygenase family protein — translation MTARQPLSIADAQARTGIRIRPMTGALGARVEGVDLRQPLSPERREVVQAAFDEYLLLTFPRQEALSPQEHMAFSEIFGAHQDLPHIPLVEGYPKLQKVLAETTHVKGQIVGQNWHSDSTFLAAPPLGVAMRAVELPDYGGDTSFVNVCVAYESLSPALQQQLAGMRAVHSATRVFGKAAQEREVQLTMRANTSVDEGERESVHPVVRTHPRTGRKGLFVNRVYTQRFEGWTAEESAPLLQYLYSLYDKPEFGCRVEWHPNMMLLWDNRFTQHRAIFDYQGKRRYLVRTTIQGERPA, via the coding sequence ATGACCGCCCGCCAACCGCTTTCCATCGCCGACGCGCAGGCGCGCACCGGCATCCGCATCCGCCCCATGACCGGCGCGCTCGGCGCGCGCGTGGAAGGCGTCGACCTGCGCCAGCCGCTGTCGCCCGAACGGCGCGAGGTGGTGCAGGCCGCCTTCGACGAGTACCTGCTGCTCACCTTCCCGAGGCAGGAGGCGCTGTCGCCCCAGGAACACATGGCCTTCAGCGAGATATTCGGTGCGCACCAGGACCTGCCACACATCCCGCTGGTAGAGGGCTACCCGAAGCTGCAGAAGGTGCTGGCTGAGACCACGCACGTGAAGGGCCAGATCGTCGGCCAGAACTGGCATTCGGACAGCACCTTCCTGGCGGCCCCGCCGCTGGGCGTGGCGATGCGCGCGGTGGAACTGCCGGACTACGGCGGCGACACGTCCTTCGTCAACGTGTGCGTGGCCTACGAGTCGCTGTCGCCGGCGCTGCAGCAGCAGCTGGCCGGCATGCGCGCCGTGCACAGCGCCACCCGCGTGTTCGGCAAGGCGGCGCAGGAGCGCGAGGTGCAGCTGACCATGCGCGCGAACACCAGCGTGGACGAGGGCGAGCGCGAGTCGGTGCACCCGGTGGTGCGCACGCACCCGCGCACCGGCCGCAAGGGCTTGTTCGTGAACCGCGTGTACACCCAGCGCTTCGAAGGCTGGACGGCGGAGGAGAGCGCGCCGCTGCTCCAGTACCTGTATTCGCTGTACGACAAGCCGGAGTTCGGCTGCCGCGTCGAGTGGCATCCCAACATGATGCTGCTGTGGGACAACCGCTTCACGCAGCACCGCGCCATCTTCGACTACCAGGGCAAGCGCCGCTACCTCGTTCGCACCACGATCCAGGGCGAGCGGCCGGCCTGA
- a CDS encoding alkaline phosphatase D family protein codes for MPSLRRRRLLGGAVAAASLACPSLSLRAQAWRGPYPFTLGVASGCPTPEGVVLWTRLAPEPLQGGGMGETAVDVHWELARDEAFTRIAARGKVQATAADAHSVRVELRGLEPGRHYWYRFTAGGARSATGRTRTAPALDSDAPVRFAFASCQQYEQGYFSAYRDMAAQPLDLVVHLGDYIYENSWGSRLVRHHEAGIPTELAEFRDRYALYKSDRDLQAAHAACPWLVSWDDHEVANDYTGDVSPRMADPARFLAVRAAAYQAWYEHMPVPASARPQGPDARIYARYRFGRMVDLVMLDGRQYRSHHACVPATTAAPLVDCPDRLDPSRTFLGAQQEAWLASELALPATQWTVIAQPTLLASAERARPPGHGYWMDGWDGYAAARDRLLETLATRRPRNAIVASGDVHAFWAADLRRQPDAPVLAAEFVGGAITSEGPSAASVANMLARNPHLKYGRGDRRGYAIADVDGKRCAVEFRAADDEKEAASAVRTLKRFVVADGAAGVQLAGG; via the coding sequence ATGCCGTCGCTGAGACGCCGCCGCCTGCTGGGGGGCGCGGTCGCGGCCGCGTCGCTGGCCTGTCCGTCGCTGAGCCTGCGCGCCCAGGCCTGGCGCGGCCCCTACCCGTTCACGCTGGGCGTGGCTTCGGGTTGCCCGACCCCCGAGGGCGTGGTGCTGTGGACGCGGCTGGCGCCCGAGCCGCTGCAGGGCGGCGGCATGGGCGAAACCGCGGTGGACGTGCACTGGGAACTGGCGCGCGACGAAGCCTTCACGCGCATCGCCGCGCGCGGCAAGGTGCAGGCCACGGCGGCCGATGCGCACTCGGTGCGCGTGGAACTCCGCGGCCTGGAGCCCGGGCGCCACTACTGGTACCGCTTCACCGCCGGCGGCGCGCGCAGCGCCACGGGCCGCACCCGCACCGCGCCGGCCTTGGACAGCGACGCGCCGGTCCGCTTTGCATTCGCCTCGTGCCAGCAGTACGAGCAGGGCTACTTCTCCGCTTACCGCGACATGGCGGCCCAGCCGCTGGACCTGGTGGTGCACCTGGGCGACTACATCTACGAGAACTCGTGGGGCTCGCGCCTCGTGCGCCACCACGAAGCCGGCATCCCCACCGAGCTGGCGGAGTTTCGCGACCGCTATGCGCTGTACAAGTCCGATCGCGACCTGCAGGCCGCGCACGCCGCCTGCCCGTGGCTGGTGAGCTGGGACGACCACGAGGTCGCCAACGACTACACCGGCGACGTGTCGCCGCGCATGGCGGACCCGGCCCGCTTCCTGGCGGTGCGCGCCGCCGCCTACCAGGCCTGGTACGAGCACATGCCGGTGCCGGCCAGCGCGCGCCCGCAAGGGCCTGACGCGCGCATCTACGCGCGCTACCGCTTCGGCCGGATGGTGGACCTGGTCATGCTCGATGGCCGCCAATACCGGTCGCACCACGCCTGCGTGCCGGCGACCACGGCCGCGCCACTGGTGGATTGCCCCGATCGGCTGGACCCGAGCCGCACCTTCCTGGGCGCGCAGCAGGAGGCCTGGCTGGCGAGCGAGCTGGCGTTGCCCGCCACGCAGTGGACGGTGATCGCCCAGCCCACCCTGCTGGCGAGCGCGGAGCGCGCCAGGCCGCCCGGGCACGGCTACTGGATGGACGGCTGGGACGGCTACGCCGCCGCGCGCGACCGCCTGCTCGAGACGCTGGCCACGCGCCGCCCGCGCAACGCCATCGTCGCCAGCGGCGACGTCCATGCATTCTGGGCGGCCGACCTGCGGCGCCAGCCCGATGCGCCGGTGCTGGCCGCGGAGTTCGTCGGCGGCGCCATCACCTCGGAAGGGCCCAGTGCGGCCAGCGTGGCCAACATGCTGGCGCGCAACCCGCACCTGAAGTACGGGCGGGGCGACCGGCGCGGCTACGCCATCGCCGACGTGGACGGCAAGCGCTGCGCCGTGGAGTTCCGCGCAGCCGATGACGAGAAGGAAGCAGCGTCGGCGGTGCGCACCTTGAAGCGCTTCGTGGTGGCCGACGGTGCGGCCGGCGTCCAGCTGGCAGGCGGCTGA
- a CDS encoding glycerophosphodiester phosphodiesterase family protein — MIIVGHRGARNLWPENSLSGFRRLLATGADAVEFDVHETKDQVPVVIHDPTLDRTTQSTGAIRDLDASLVLATPLRPGQGEQGGPAGECVPSLDEVLALFKPTQMELHVEIKTNAAGEVAPAAIQRLVKKLHDAGVADRSILTCFVPQVLEQVTQAWPQGRVLASLDHRSAEMLGGIGAALARYAAIPNCLVAVQKALLEATWNQCMAVLGGQRLGVWVINEPDEIRHWMQMPIRQITTDRPDLAMAARG; from the coding sequence ATGATCATCGTCGGCCATCGCGGCGCCCGTAACCTCTGGCCCGAGAACAGCCTGTCGGGCTTCCGGCGCCTCCTGGCCACGGGGGCCGACGCCGTGGAGTTCGACGTCCACGAGACGAAGGACCAGGTGCCGGTCGTGATCCACGACCCCACGCTCGATCGCACGACGCAGTCCACCGGCGCCATCCGCGATCTCGACGCAAGCCTGGTGCTGGCCACGCCGCTGCGGCCCGGGCAGGGCGAGCAGGGCGGACCGGCGGGCGAATGCGTGCCCTCGCTGGACGAGGTGCTGGCCCTGTTCAAGCCCACGCAGATGGAACTGCACGTCGAGATCAAGACCAATGCGGCGGGCGAGGTGGCGCCGGCGGCGATCCAGCGGCTGGTGAAGAAGCTGCACGACGCGGGCGTGGCTGACCGGAGCATCCTCACCTGCTTCGTGCCGCAGGTGCTGGAGCAGGTGACGCAAGCGTGGCCGCAGGGCCGCGTGCTGGCCTCGCTGGACCACCGCTCGGCCGAGATGCTGGGCGGCATCGGGGCCGCGCTGGCGCGCTATGCCGCCATCCCGAACTGCCTGGTCGCCGTGCAGAAGGCCTTGCTGGAGGCGACCTGGAACCAGTGCATGGCGGTGCTGGGCGGGCAGCGGCTGGGCGTGTGGGTGATCAACGAGCCCGACGAGATCCGCCACTGGATGCAGATGCCGATCCGGCAGATCACCACCGACCGGCCGGATCTCGCCATGGCGGCGCGTGGCTGA
- a CDS encoding ABC transporter permease subunit: protein MGRASDEGLKRAHFKEVRLPVLLLVPQLGILLLFFFIPSLRALTQAFLLSDPFGNTVQFAGLQNFTELLASESYRNSIQVTVVFTLAQNALTLASALVLAFASDRIIRGKGLYKAIILLPYAIAPVIAGILWAFLFNPAVGPLAQLLHRAGIAWDPNRSGTDAMVLVVLAASWKHICYNYIFLLAGLLAIPSSLLEAAAVDGAKPLRRFFTIGLPLLGPTLFFLAVMNFVYGFFEVFAIIDAVTKGGPAGATNVLVYKVFTDGFVNLDLGSSAAQSVILMAFALLMTLLQFRYVERNVNYDV from the coding sequence ATGGGGAGAGCAAGCGACGAGGGCCTGAAGCGGGCGCACTTCAAGGAGGTGCGCCTGCCGGTACTGCTGCTGGTGCCGCAGCTGGGCATCCTGCTGCTGTTCTTCTTCATCCCCTCGCTGCGGGCGCTGACGCAGGCCTTCCTGCTGTCCGACCCCTTCGGGAACACAGTGCAGTTCGCCGGCCTGCAGAACTTCACCGAGCTGCTGGCCAGCGAGAGCTATCGCAACTCGATCCAGGTCACGGTGGTCTTCACGCTGGCGCAGAACGCGCTGACCCTGGCGTCGGCGCTGGTGCTGGCCTTCGCGTCGGACCGCATCATCCGCGGCAAGGGGCTGTACAAGGCCATCATCCTGCTGCCCTATGCCATCGCGCCGGTGATCGCCGGCATCCTGTGGGCCTTCCTGTTCAATCCGGCCGTGGGGCCGCTGGCCCAGTTGCTCCATCGCGCAGGCATCGCGTGGGACCCGAACCGCAGCGGCACCGACGCGATGGTGCTGGTGGTGCTGGCCGCCTCGTGGAAGCACATCTGCTACAACTACATCTTCCTGCTCGCGGGGCTGCTGGCGATTCCGTCGTCGCTGCTGGAGGCCGCGGCCGTCGATGGCGCCAAGCCCTTGCGGCGCTTCTTCACCATCGGGCTGCCGCTGCTGGGGCCCACGCTGTTCTTCCTGGCCGTGATGAATTTCGTCTACGGCTTCTTCGAGGTGTTCGCCATCATCGACGCCGTCACCAAAGGCGGCCCGGCCGGCGCGACCAACGTGCTGGTCTACAAGGTGTTCACCGACGGCTTCGTCAACCTCGACCTGGGCTCGTCGGCCGCGCAGTCGGTGATCCTGATGGCGTTCGCGCTGCTCATGACGCTGCTGCAGTTCCGCTACGTCGAGCGCAACGTCAACTACGACGTCTGA
- a CDS encoding tripartite tricarboxylate transporter substrate-binding protein, with product MSHLPSTTRRAFSAALAASLLPLRAFADEGFPVRPVKFVNWSNPGGNLDLFGRIMGDQAARMWGQAVVTDNKPGASGIIATDYVAKAAPDGYTVLITSSTGQLTNALTKLKLPFDPVKDFEPLSLLAAGNIALYARADAPFGNLKELVEYARKSGRPLSYGSFGLGTSAHLYGEALAKQAGIQLVHVPYKTGELGAMNDVIGGSLDLSFFSQGTAKVHGTTGKLKLLAISGPQRTKILPDLPTFGEQGFKGFGMAGWIAAYAPARTPKPVVAKLSTTMREAIRQPDASAKLEALGYDLIGSSPEELMAFYQEEYKRFAELVQVAGIKPE from the coding sequence GTGAGCCATTTGCCATCCACCACGCGCCGCGCCTTCAGCGCCGCGCTTGCCGCCTCGCTGCTGCCGCTGCGCGCGTTTGCCGACGAAGGCTTCCCGGTGCGGCCGGTGAAGTTCGTCAACTGGTCCAACCCGGGCGGCAACCTCGACCTGTTCGGCCGCATCATGGGCGACCAGGCCGCGCGCATGTGGGGCCAGGCCGTCGTCACCGACAACAAGCCGGGCGCCTCCGGCATCATCGCCACCGACTACGTGGCCAAGGCCGCACCCGACGGCTACACGGTGCTGATCACGTCTTCCACCGGCCAGCTGACCAACGCGCTGACCAAGCTGAAGCTGCCCTTCGACCCGGTGAAGGACTTCGAGCCGCTGTCGCTGCTGGCCGCTGGCAACATCGCGCTGTACGCGCGCGCCGACGCGCCCTTCGGCAACCTGAAGGAGCTGGTGGAGTACGCCAGGAAGAGCGGCAGGCCGCTCAGCTACGGCAGCTTCGGCCTGGGCACCAGCGCCCACCTTTATGGCGAAGCACTGGCCAAGCAGGCCGGCATCCAGCTCGTGCACGTGCCGTACAAGACCGGCGAGCTCGGCGCGATGAACGACGTCATCGGCGGCAGCCTCGACCTGTCCTTCTTTTCGCAGGGTACGGCAAAGGTGCACGGCACCACCGGCAAGCTGAAGCTGCTGGCCATCTCGGGCCCGCAGCGCACGAAGATCCTGCCGGACCTGCCGACCTTCGGCGAGCAGGGCTTCAAGGGCTTCGGCATGGCCGGCTGGATCGCCGCGTATGCGCCGGCCCGCACGCCGAAGCCCGTGGTGGCGAAGCTGTCGACGACCATGCGCGAAGCGATCCGGCAGCCGGACGCCAGCGCGAAGCTGGAAGCGCTGGGCTACGACCTGATCGGCAGCTCGCCGGAAGAACTGATGGCCTTCTACCAGGAAGAGTACAAGCGCTTCGCCGAGCTGGTGCAGGTGGCAGGCATCAAGCCGGAGTAG
- a CDS encoding ABC transporter permease subunit, with the protein MVERTPILDGICHAILLAGVAMVCVPLYLAFVAGSLTIEQVQQVPLPWTPGGEFLANLDTAWTKGHFRQLFVNSFVVSCGITAGKIAVSLLSAFAITYFRFPFRMTAFWLIFVSLMLPIEVRISPTYEAVANAALPLQWLADALHLAGAWQWLTGHEVEIQLEWNMVNTYQGLILPLMASASATFLFRQFFLTVPEELCEAARLDGASPMHFFWTVLLPLSRSNMVALAIILFLYGWNQYLWPLLFTTDKDMATAVVGLKQLIPRADSQPAWNVAMAAALLTMLPPVVVVAVLQRSFVKGLVDSSK; encoded by the coding sequence ATGGTCGAACGCACGCCCATCCTCGACGGCATCTGCCACGCCATCCTGCTGGCCGGCGTGGCCATGGTCTGCGTGCCGCTGTACCTGGCCTTCGTCGCCGGCTCGCTGACCATCGAGCAGGTGCAGCAGGTGCCGCTGCCGTGGACGCCGGGCGGCGAGTTCCTGGCCAACCTGGACACGGCCTGGACCAAGGGCCATTTCCGGCAGCTGTTCGTCAACTCCTTCGTGGTGTCCTGCGGCATCACTGCCGGCAAGATCGCCGTGTCGCTGCTGTCCGCGTTTGCCATCACCTATTTCCGCTTCCCGTTCCGGATGACGGCGTTCTGGCTGATCTTCGTGTCGCTGATGCTGCCGATCGAAGTGCGCATCTCGCCGACCTACGAGGCCGTGGCCAACGCGGCGCTGCCGCTGCAGTGGTTGGCCGATGCCCTGCACCTGGCGGGCGCCTGGCAATGGCTCACGGGCCACGAGGTCGAGATCCAGCTCGAATGGAACATGGTCAACACCTACCAGGGCTTGATCCTGCCGCTGATGGCTTCGGCCTCGGCGACCTTCCTGTTCCGCCAGTTCTTCCTGACGGTGCCCGAGGAGCTTTGCGAAGCCGCGCGCCTGGATGGCGCTTCGCCCATGCACTTCTTCTGGACCGTGCTGCTGCCGCTGTCGCGGTCCAACATGGTGGCGCTGGCCATCATCCTGTTCCTCTACGGCTGGAACCAGTACCTGTGGCCGCTGCTCTTCACCACCGACAAGGACATGGCGACCGCGGTGGTGGGCCTGAAGCAGCTGATCCCGCGGGCGGACTCGCAGCCGGCGTGGAACGTGGCCATGGCGGCCGCCTTGCTGACGATGCTGCCGCCGGTGGTGGTGGTCGCCGTCCTGCAGCGGTCCTTCGTGAAGGGCCTGGTGGACAGCAGCAAATGA
- a CDS encoding NAD(P)-dependent oxidoreductase, protein MKKIGMVGIGMMGHGIASNVVKRDYELGVFEHPGNQPIADLKAAGAKTYSSLKELAAASDAIITVLTGSPQVEAVVAGLVEGMKPGTVVIDCSTAIPSSTQKVAQLVQAAGGRFLDSPMTRTPKEAAEGRLNLLVGGDAALLEECRPLLQCFAENITHVGPVGAGHSMKLLHNYVSLGMVTLLAEAAACAGRNGVTPPAFVEVLAKGGGGGIALERIKPYLLAGDTSGLRFSLANARKDMDYYNAMAADAGAAKDVAAAVLSTLAGALEQAPEALVPELASLLGR, encoded by the coding sequence ATGAAGAAGATCGGCATGGTCGGCATCGGCATGATGGGCCACGGCATCGCCAGCAACGTCGTCAAGCGCGACTACGAACTGGGCGTGTTCGAGCATCCGGGCAACCAGCCCATTGCAGACCTGAAGGCCGCGGGCGCGAAGACGTACTCCAGCCTGAAGGAGCTGGCCGCGGCGTCCGACGCGATCATCACGGTGCTGACCGGTTCGCCGCAGGTCGAGGCCGTGGTGGCCGGCCTGGTCGAGGGCATGAAGCCCGGCACGGTGGTGATCGACTGCTCCACCGCCATTCCCTCGTCGACGCAGAAAGTGGCGCAGTTGGTGCAGGCGGCCGGCGGCCGCTTCCTGGACAGCCCGATGACGCGCACGCCCAAGGAAGCCGCCGAAGGGCGACTGAACCTGCTGGTAGGCGGCGACGCGGCTTTGCTGGAGGAGTGCCGGCCGCTGCTGCAATGCTTCGCCGAGAACATCACGCACGTGGGCCCGGTGGGCGCCGGCCACAGCATGAAGCTGCTGCACAACTACGTGTCCCTGGGCATGGTGACCTTGCTGGCCGAAGCGGCTGCCTGCGCCGGCCGCAACGGCGTCACGCCGCCGGCCTTCGTCGAAGTGCTGGCCAAGGGCGGCGGCGGCGGCATCGCGCTGGAGCGCATCAAGCCTTACCTGCTGGCGGGCGACACGTCGGGGCTGCGCTTCTCGCTGGCCAATGCGCGCAAGGACATGGACTACTACAACGCGATGGCCGCGGATGCGGGGGCGGCGAAGGACGTGGCGGCGGCCGTGCTGTCTACCCTGGCCGGCGCGCTGGAGCAGGCGCCGGAGGCGCTGGTGCCGGAGCTGGCGTCGCTGCTGGGGCGCTGA
- a CDS encoding FAS1-like dehydratase domain-containing protein — translation MSSLVSERMTQLRGWEGRSETVADDITPTPVRLLSATLDRPDPEPLPGTELPPLWHWLYFLPRHGQSELGPDGHARLGGFLPPVPLPRRMWAGGRLQWHAPLRVGERVERISRIASVSHKAGRSGDLVFVLVQHEVHNANGLALSEEHDIVYRAPPQPGDPVPPPQAAPRDAPWSREIAPDPVLLFRYSALTFNGHRIHYDRSYVTEVEGYPGLIVHGPLIATLLVDLVRRERPGAALRKFSFKAVRPIFDLHAFHVCGEPSADDRSVRLWAQDHEGWLAMQAEAEFA, via the coding sequence ATGAGCTCCCTTGTCTCCGAACGCATGACCCAGCTGCGCGGCTGGGAAGGCCGCAGCGAGACGGTGGCCGACGACATCACGCCGACTCCCGTCCGCCTGCTCTCCGCCACGCTGGACCGGCCCGACCCGGAGCCGCTGCCCGGCACGGAGCTGCCGCCGCTGTGGCACTGGCTGTACTTCCTGCCGCGGCATGGACAGAGTGAGTTGGGCCCTGACGGCCACGCGCGCCTGGGCGGCTTCCTGCCGCCGGTGCCGCTGCCGCGCCGCATGTGGGCGGGCGGCCGCCTGCAGTGGCACGCGCCGTTGCGCGTGGGCGAGCGCGTGGAGCGCATCTCGCGCATCGCGTCCGTGAGCCACAAGGCTGGCCGCAGCGGCGACCTTGTCTTTGTACTGGTGCAGCACGAAGTGCACAACGCCAACGGCCTCGCGCTGAGCGAGGAGCACGACATCGTCTACCGCGCGCCGCCGCAGCCCGGCGACCCGGTGCCGCCGCCGCAAGCCGCGCCGCGCGATGCGCCGTGGTCGCGCGAGATCGCGCCGGACCCGGTGCTGCTGTTCCGCTATTCGGCGCTCACCTTCAACGGCCACCGCATCCACTACGACCGCAGCTACGTGACCGAGGTGGAAGGCTACCCGGGCCTCATCGTGCACGGCCCGCTGATCGCTACCTTGCTGGTGGACCTGGTGCGGCGCGAGCGGCCTGGCGCGGCGCTGCGCAAGTTCAGCTTCAAGGCCGTGCGGCCGATCTTCGACCTGCATGCGTTCCACGTCTGCGGCGAACCGTCGGCGGACGACCGCAGCGTGCGCCTGTGGGCGCAGGATCACGAAGGCTGGCTGGCGATGCAGGCCGAGGCCGAATTCGCCTGA
- a CDS encoding MarR family winged helix-turn-helix transcriptional regulator produces the protein MKAEIPPCPWSRLEQQDEELHLEQFLSFQVVRLAHALQRVSAREYLDAQGLTVSDWRVLALVRSCGPVQFAEVAQRSSLDKAQVSRTVKNLRERGLLQAEGDAEHAQRIVLSVTPAGKRAHAQVLPRAAKAQAQLLRTLAPADREALWRCVHQLQAQVRDHESKPSRSHQE, from the coding sequence ATGAAGGCGGAAATCCCGCCCTGTCCCTGGAGCCGGCTGGAGCAGCAGGACGAAGAGCTGCACCTGGAGCAGTTCCTCAGCTTCCAGGTGGTGCGGCTCGCGCATGCCTTGCAGCGCGTGTCCGCCCGCGAGTACCTGGACGCGCAAGGCCTGACTGTGTCGGACTGGCGTGTGCTGGCGCTGGTGCGCAGCTGCGGCCCGGTGCAGTTCGCCGAGGTGGCGCAGCGCTCGTCGCTGGACAAGGCGCAGGTGAGCCGCACCGTCAAGAACCTGCGCGAGCGCGGCCTGCTGCAGGCCGAAGGCGATGCGGAACATGCGCAGCGCATCGTGCTGTCGGTGACGCCCGCGGGCAAGCGCGCCCACGCCCAGGTGCTGCCCCGCGCGGCCAAGGCGCAGGCGCAGCTGCTGCGCACGCTGGCGCCGGCCGACCGCGAAGCGCTGTGGCGCTGCGTGCACCAGCTGCAGGCGCAGGTCCGCGACCACGAATCCAAACCCTCCCGGAGCCACCAGGAATGA
- a CDS encoding TauD/TfdA family dioxygenase: protein MTNVQASSAADASFRWRAADLQDPARYTRWWSDEELAAFEAIANSPAASAHQAADPGPAPVLAPVLQRALDAIRRELQSGLGFVLLRGLPFERWSVDQARMATWAIAHATGVPVTQTAQGARLVDVMDTSRQQASPRQFSTSQELRLHTDPASDLIGLACVNPAAEGGDSVLASSVSVHDALAKQRPDLLALLYEGFHWHRFNEGRKGDAAVCEQRVPVFARNESGGISCRYVRSPIAAGHKEIGQPLTDAQVEALDLFDRLASSPELRIHFRMGPGDIVLVNNMTVMHARTQFTDHPEGQAPRRIFRLWLQGHPGFRDVPPVLNYFNGGECGIPVTGSQAAYDVKSLYADRASGGVANLGLRQ from the coding sequence ATGACGAACGTGCAGGCCAGCAGTGCGGCCGATGCTTCCTTCCGCTGGCGGGCCGCCGACCTGCAGGACCCGGCCCGCTACACCCGCTGGTGGTCCGACGAGGAACTGGCCGCTTTCGAAGCCATCGCCAACTCGCCAGCCGCGTCGGCGCACCAGGCTGCCGACCCGGGCCCGGCGCCCGTACTTGCTCCCGTGCTGCAACGCGCGCTCGACGCGATCCGCCGCGAGCTGCAATCGGGATTGGGCTTCGTGCTGCTGCGCGGCCTGCCTTTCGAGCGCTGGAGCGTCGACCAGGCGCGCATGGCCACCTGGGCCATCGCGCACGCCACCGGCGTCCCGGTGACGCAGACCGCGCAGGGCGCGCGCCTCGTCGACGTGATGGACACTTCGCGCCAGCAGGCGAGCCCGCGCCAGTTCAGCACCAGCCAGGAACTGCGGCTGCACACCGACCCGGCCTCGGACCTGATCGGCCTCGCCTGCGTCAACCCCGCGGCCGAAGGCGGCGATTCGGTGCTGGCCAGTTCGGTGTCGGTGCATGACGCGCTGGCGAAGCAGCGCCCGGACCTGCTGGCGCTGCTGTACGAAGGCTTCCACTGGCATCGCTTCAACGAAGGCCGCAAGGGCGACGCGGCGGTGTGCGAGCAACGGGTGCCGGTCTTCGCGCGCAACGAAAGCGGAGGCATCTCCTGCCGCTACGTCCGCAGCCCCATCGCTGCCGGCCACAAGGAAATCGGCCAGCCGCTGACCGACGCCCAGGTCGAGGCGCTGGACCTGTTCGACCGCCTGGCTTCCTCGCCCGAGCTGCGCATCCATTTCCGCATGGGCCCCGGCGACATCGTGCTGGTGAACAACATGACGGTGATGCACGCGCGCACCCAGTTCACCGACCATCCGGAGGGCCAGGCGCCACGCCGCATCTTCCGGCTGTGGTTGCAGGGGCACCCCGGTTTCCGCGACGTGCCGCCCGTGCTGAACTACTTCAACGGCGGCGAGTGCGGCATCCCCGTGACCGGCAGCCAGGCCGCCTACGACGTCAAGTCGCTCTACGCCGACCGCGCCAGCGGCGGCGTGGCCAACCTGGGCCTGCGTCAATGA